The genomic window TCATTGGTACTGTATTGCCCGGGACGACCATAAAGCCTTGGATGAGAACAGATACGATGATTATTGTAAAAAACTTCAATGACGTTACATGTTACCCTTACATCGACCTTGTGTTTTATATACTCATACGGAACTGAATAGTGCATTTTATCTACAGATATGTGATAATTAAACTGAACGGTGGCTATTTTCCAGACAGCCAGTTCATAAGGGGTAGCAGGTAACGGCATGAGAAAAGGTTTTTCTTCCTCAAGAAAGACGCTGTATCTGCTGCCTCCTTTCTTTTGGAAGGGTTTGGAGTTAAATGACTCAAGCTTTTCTTTAATGGCTTTATTCAGTTCTTGCAGACTGAAGAATTTTTGATGACGCAGGGCAGCGATAATCCATGTAGATATATTTCCAACCGTACCTTCAGCGTTGGGTTTGTCTTTAGGCTTGCGGACACGTGCAGGGATCACCGCTGTATCATAATGCTCTGCCAATTCATGATAAGTTTTATTGATGACCGGAGTGTACCATGAAGGCTTTTCTACACCAGTTTTAAGATTATCGGGCACGAGGATTCTGGTTACACCGCCAAAGAAACAGTACATGTTTACGTGAGCACTAATCCAGCTTTCCTGATCCTGCGATAAAAAAGCTTCTACATAAGCATACTGGCTGTAGGAAAGTACGGCTACAAATACATAGGCAGGAATGATTTCACCAGTATCCTGGTCAACAATCGAAGCAGTTTGACCAGCCCAGTCCACTTCAATCTGCTCACCCGGTTTTCTTGGAATATGCATGCTAGCTCTTTTGGTTTCCGCGAACTTTTGATAGTGATAGCAGAACTGAGAATACATGAGAGGAAGCTCATTGCTGCGTCTGCATTCCTCACAGTATTCGGTCCATAAAAGCTTAAGAGTAACGCCGTCTTTCATAAGTTCCTTATGGATATACTCCAGATCCGGATAGTGGCGTTCAGGGGATACTGCCGGCTTGGGAAAAAACATTTTTTCCAGCTCACCGTCGGTCATTTCTTGTTTTAGCGGCCACGTGATATTAAGCTCTTTTGCCCTGTCAAGAACTTTTGTAACTGTCTTGCGAGCACATCCACAACTGGCAGCTATACCGCTTTTACTGATCCCGTGACTGTAAAGTCGCAGGATTTCTCGATATTTGGTCATATGATGACCCCCTTGTATAATGTATTTACACCATTAAAGTTGTATAAATACATTATACAGGATGGATTTTTGGGGGGTAACCAATGACCGGAGCATGTGTAACCATTTGTCGGAACGACTGTAACCTCTCACCGGAACAGGTGGGAATTTTGCTCCGGATTATTCATAAAAGGGAGAGGAGATATTTATCATCTTCGAAAATGTATTTTTTGTTATTCCCCCGCTGTATGACGTGGTAAACCGCACCTTCATACTCTATCCTCGGTTTTCTTCCCACAAAAAAACACCTCCTGTTATTTCCATAATAGCAGGAGGTGTCTTAATTTTCAATAAATGAATAAGTGAATGCCTAGCACCATTTCTGGTGTTACTTTTTTACGATTTTAAGTTCCAGTCCTAGACTGTCAACATATTTTAAAAAGTTTCTTAATGCAGGCGAATGACCTACAGTCTCAATCCTTGATATCATCTGTTGTGTTAGACCGGAGCGTTTAGCTAATTGTTGTTGAGATATATTCATTCTTTTTCTGTAACTAACTAGATTCTTTATAACTTCATATTCCAATTGGGATTTAATATAGTCTGCTTTAAGTTCTTCATCATTTGCTATTCTTTTATTTATTTCTTTGTTAACATTTATTTTTTTAAAGGGCATTTAGATTACTCTCCTTTCCTTTTTATAATAATTTTCTGCCTGTGACCTTTTCAAGTTCTTTCAATCTTCTTATAGCTTTACCAATCTCAAACTTTTCGGCTTTCCCTTTTTGTTTTTTACAAGCATGAAGCAGATATATATTATTCCCATCAGTTACTACAAACATAATACGATTATTTTTGTGTTTAATTTCCCATAATTTACCGATTAGTTGCCTAATATCAAGGATATATAATGCCTTTAAACCTTCTTTTTCAAGCCTTTGTAAGATTGTTAACCATTCTGCCCTTTCCTTTTTTGGCAATTCATCTATATAACTTAATATTAAGTCTTTTCCTCCCGCAGTTTCATAAGTATGTACATTCATAACATTTCTCCTTTTGGCAGATTATACATCCTATTTGATGTGACTATTATTTATTATACATCAAAATTGATGTAATCTCAATTAAAAAAAGGTGAAAAATTTATATGAATCAATATTGAATGTTCAACGGTTTCTTGTCTTCTGCTTTCTCAAAAATTTATTTTTTATTGTTCCCCCGCTGTATGACATGGTAAACCGCACCTTCATACTCTATCCTCGGTTTTCTTCCCACAAAAAAACACCCCCTGTTATTTCCATAATAGCAGAAGGTGTCTCAATTTTCAATAAGTGAATATGTGAGTGCCTGGCACCATTAGTATTTATTCAAATCTTCAAGTTTTTCTATTGTAAATATATCATCAAGAATTTTGTCCAGTGTTTCCTTATTTGCTTTAAGTATCTTTTCTTCCGCCTCTTTTGATAATGTCCCAAATTTCTTTTTCAAAAGTCTTATTGCTGTATCCGCCTTGCCCTCCTTTAGACCTTCTTTAATTCCTTCTTTAATTCCTTCTGTCAAGCCCTTTTTCTTGCCTTCTTCAAGTATTAATCTGTAGAAGGATGATTCTTCCAGGTTCAGCATCCTTACCACCTCCTCAAAGGCTTTTTTTACTTCTTGTTCGTTAAACATCAAACCCGAGAAAATGCCCGCATAAAATGCTATATCTTTTTTCCTGTTTATGTTCATCGGCATTTTTAGTATTGCATCAGCGCATTCTTTTATATATTTTTCCCCTTGCTTTTGTCTTCTATTTCTATCTACCAGAGGTAAGAGTGAATATAAATCATAATATCCTGTGTTGATTATTTCCTCAAATTTTATTTCTCCAAGATCTATTAGTTTATATCTGTAATCCAGCCTGTTTGTATCTTCATATTCGTATGTTAGTTTTTGCTGCATCCTGGGTTCTTTTTTACCCATATATATTACTATCTGGTAAGGGGGAAGTTCGTATTTTTCCATGATTTCTATGGAGTATCTGAGCATCCTGTACGGCAGTTTGCTGTCATTGCCCGATTGAAATTCTATATGTACTGGCATGTCTCCGGTGTCGGTCTGGCATTTGAATATCATATCGCTTTGTCTTTTTTCTACTATAGTGAATTCCAGGTTGAGTTCCTCTATTTTCTTTAGTTTCAGCTTCAGGAAGTATTGTATTATATCATCTGCCAGATTGGAGAATATATGTTTTATGGTTATATCATATTGCCCCAATTTATCACCTCTTTCTGCCTTGATTATACATTATCTTGCTTTTAACTTCAATATTTATGCGGTGTTGATCAGGAAGATTTGTTTGCGATTTCTCAGTATCCCACTCTGATAAAAAAAATTGTCGCTATCATCGCAGGTAATGTCTTAATATTCAATAAGTGTTTAAGTGAGTGCCTGGCACCGTTAAAACTTGTATCGTTCTTTTATGTTGATTATAGCTGGTGTGGTGTAGTTTATATGTTCCGCTATTTCCTTAGGTAAATATCCGTTTTCAATGGCTTTTTAATATACTCTATTTTATATGGTGTGAGGTTCCTCTTTCTGGACCCGCTTTTAATGAGTTCAATGTCGACCTTGCTTGCTCCTGTTTCTACCAATATCTCCTCCAGTGTTTTTGTAAATGTCAAGATTTTCTCATCCTTTTTTACCGTCGAGCCTTCTCCAATAACTTCAATATTTTCATAGTCGGCTGTTTCCTCATCCTTCATGAGTTCTTTGTATTTATTAATGGCAATTTTTCGATCATTTGATATTATATTCAGAATAAAATCTATATCTACAAAATCTGCTTTGTTATTTCTGTAGAAACGATCGCTGCTCCACTTATAATCTTCTACTTTCTTTGATATGTTCGTCTTGTATGACATGGTAAACCGCACCTTCATACTCTATCCTCGGTTTTCTTCCCATAAAAAAACACCTCCTGTTATTTCCATAATAGCAGAAGGTGTCTTAATTTTCAATAAGTGAATATGTGAGTGCCTGGCACCATTTTCCTTTTTAAATCTTTTTATATACCTCATCTAA from Biomaibacter acetigenes includes these protein-coding regions:
- a CDS encoding type II toxin-antitoxin system RelE/ParE family toxin, whose product is MNVHTYETAGGKDLILSYIDELPKKERAEWLTILQRLEKEGLKALYILDIRQLIGKLWEIKHKNNRIMFVVTDGNNIYLLHACKKQKGKAEKFEIGKAIRRLKELEKVTGRKLL
- a CDS encoding DUF4351 domain-containing protein — encoded protein: MGQYDITIKHIFSNLADDIIQYFLKLKLKKIEELNLEFTIVEKRQSDMIFKCQTDTGDMPVHIEFQSGNDSKLPYRMLRYSIEIMEKYELPPYQIVIYMGKKEPRMQQKLTYEYEDTNRLDYRYKLIDLGEIKFEEIINTGYYDLYSLLPLVDRNRRQKQGEKYIKECADAILKMPMNINRKKDIAFYAGIFSGLMFNEQEVKKAFEEVVRMLNLEESSFYRLILEEGKKKGLTEGIKEGIKEGLKEGKADTAIRLLKKKFGTLSKEAEEKILKANKETLDKILDDIFTIEKLEDLNKY
- a CDS encoding helix-turn-helix domain-containing protein; amino-acid sequence: MPFKKINVNKEINKRIANDEELKADYIKSQLEYEVIKNLVSYRKRMNISQQQLAKRSGLTQQMISRIETVGHSPALRNFLKYVDSLGLELKIVKK